Below is a window of Candidatus Tectomicrobia bacterium DNA.
TCGCGCAGGGGCGGGTCGCCCGGCCAGTTGGCGCTCGTGGCGGCGAAGGGGCCGGCGACGAGGGCGAGGGCGCGGCAGAGGTTCTGCCCGGGCAGCCGCACCGCGACGCCTCCCGGCCCTCCCGTCAGGCGGGCCGGGAGCCCCGGCCGCGCCGGGAAGACGAAGCTGATGGGCCCCGGCCAGAGGGCGTCCAGGAGCGCCCGGGCCCGCGCGGAGGGCGGCTCCGCGAGGAGGGCGAGCTGGCCCGGGTGGCCGATGAGCACCGGCGCCCCCTTCTCCTCCGTCCTTCCCTTCGCACGGTAGAGGGCCTCCATCGCCTCCGCGTCCAGCGCCCGGGCGCACAGGCCGTAGACGGTGTCGGTGGGGAGGGCCACCACCTCCCCCCGGAGCAGCGCCTCCCCCGCCCGGCGCAGCACCTCCTCCGTGGGGTTCGCAGGATCGACAGTCAGGATTTCGGCCAAGGGAGGGTCAGCCCTTGCGGGCGGCGTTCTTCTTCGCGGAAGCCCGCTTCTTCCGCCCCCGCTCGTCCTGGAGGGCGCGGTCGGCCGCCAGGATCTTTTCGGTCTGGCCCTCGGCGAACCGCCGGTAGGCCCGGGCCACCCGCTTGTCCGAGAGGGCGAGGATGCGGGCCGCGAAGAGCCCCGCGTTGCGCGCGCCCGGGCCCCCGATGCCCATCGTGGCCACCGGGATGCCGGGGGGCATCTGCACCGTGGAGAGCAGGGCGTCCAGCCCTCCCAGGGCCGGGCCCCCCATCGGCACCCCGATGACCGGAAGATCCGTCCCGGCCGCGGAGACCCCCGCCAGGTGGGCCGCCATGCCCGCCCCGGCGATCAGCACCCGGATGCCCCTCCCCGGCGCCCCGCGCAGGTACTCGCGCACGGCCTCGGGGGTGCGGTGGGCCGAGAGGACCCGCAGCTCCCACCCCACGCCCAGCTCGTCGAGGGCCTTCCCGGCCTCCTCCATCGCCGGGCGATCGGAGGCGCTGCCCATCAGGATGCCGACCCGGACCTCCGCCATCCGCGCCCTCAGGGGATATAGGCCTGGAGCTCGATCTCGAGCTTCGCGCCCGCGATGAGCTTGGCCGCCTGGAAGGTGGTGCGCGCGGGCGGGCTGACGACCCCGAAAAATTCCTCGAACACCTGGTTCATCTCCCGGAGCTCGGCCAGGTCCTCCATGAAGATGGTCACCTTGACCGCGTTCGCGAGCGAGGTTCCCCCCGCCTCGCACACCGCATCGAGGTTCTCGAGCACCCGGCGCGTCTGCGCGGCGATGCCGCCCGGGACGATCTCCCCCGTCTTTGGATCGATGGGAAGCTGGCCCGAGCAGAAGAGCCACCCGCCCGCGCGGATGGCCTGGGAGAGCGGGACCTTTCCGGACGCCGCCTTATCGGTCTTGATGACTTCCTTGTTCATCCGCGCGGGCCTCCGAATGGGCATGGCGGGGATTGGAGCGGTGGACTTCTTCCTGATACCCTGGCCCCTGGTTCCGCGTCAAGGAGCCGCCGTCGCGGAAAGGAGGCGGGCGATGGAACGAGAACTCTTCCCGAATCCGGAGGAGAGGGACAAGGAGGTTCTCCCCACCGAGCGCGGCGCGCCGGCCCCCGGTTACGCTCCCCTCGCCGAGCGGATGCGCCCCCGCGTCATCGAGGAAGTCCTGGGCCAGGACCACCTGCTGGGAGAGGGCAAGGTGCTCCGGCGGGCCGTGGAGC
It encodes the following:
- a CDS encoding RidA family protein, with product MNKEVIKTDKAASGKVPLSQAIRAGGWLFCSGQLPIDPKTGEIVPGGIAAQTRRVLENLDAVCEAGGTSLANAVKVTIFMEDLAELREMNQVFEEFFGVVSPPARTTFQAAKLIAGAKLEIELQAYIP
- a CDS encoding threonylcarbamoyl-AMP synthase; this translates as MAEILTVDPANPTEEVLRRAGEALLRGEVVALPTDTVYGLCARALDAEAMEALYRAKGRTEEKGAPVLIGHPGQLALLAEPPSARARALLDALWPGPISFVFPARPGLPARLTGGPGGVAVRLPGQNLCRALALVAGPFAATSANWPGDPPLRDPSALVIRFGPRISLLLDGGFLDERPPSTVADLRGERPALLRKGAVPFDAVLRAWDRAERRGITPDRASG
- the purE gene encoding 5-(carboxyamino)imidazole ribonucleotide mutase, which codes for MAEVRVGILMGSASDRPAMEEAGKALDELGVGWELRVLSAHRTPEAVREYLRGAPGRGIRVLIAGAGMAAHLAGVSAAGTDLPVIGVPMGGPALGGLDALLSTVQMPPGIPVATMGIGGPGARNAGLFAARILALSDKRVARAYRRFAEGQTEKILAADRALQDERGRKKRASAKKNAARKG